In bacterium, a genomic segment contains:
- the tviB gene encoding Vi polysaccharide biosynthesis UDP-N-acetylglucosamine C-6 dehydrogenase TviB, with protein sequence MKNPKITIIGLGYVGLPLAVEFGKKFPVVGFDINAKRLDELRAGHDRTLEVSAADLKDSSHLTFSSSIEDIKQSDYFIVTVPTPIDAYNRPDLTPLIKASETVGKALKPGAVVIYESTVYPGCTEEDCVPVLEKFSGLKFNKDFFCGYSPERINPGDKVHTVTKIKKITAGSTPEVAKAVDELYRSIITAGTHLAPSIKVAEAAKVIENSQRDINIAFVNELALIFARMGIDTLDVLEAAGTKWNFLPFRPGLVGGHCIGVDPYYLTHKAESVGYHPEIILAGRRLNDNMPAYVANRVVKLMIQKGHKVQGANVLVLGITFKENCPDIRNSKVIGVIRELKDYGCSVIIHDPWADAGEVRHEYDVDLSSRPNGGSEADIDAVVLAVSHDKFSDIDYSKFTKKNVVIFDIKSVLAKDLVDGRL encoded by the coding sequence ATGAAAAACCCAAAAATAACTATAATCGGGCTCGGCTATGTCGGGCTTCCCTTGGCCGTCGAATTCGGAAAGAAGTTTCCCGTCGTCGGCTTTGACATCAACGCCAAACGACTGGACGAACTCCGCGCCGGCCATGACCGTACCCTTGAGGTTAGTGCTGCCGATCTCAAGGATTCCAGCCATCTCACTTTCTCTAGCAGCATTGAAGACATTAAGCAAAGCGATTATTTCATCGTTACGGTTCCTACCCCGATAGACGCCTATAACCGTCCCGATCTTACACCTCTCATCAAGGCTAGTGAGACAGTTGGCAAAGCCCTCAAGCCCGGTGCGGTGGTCATCTACGAAAGCACGGTCTATCCTGGTTGCACTGAAGAGGACTGCGTCCCAGTTCTTGAGAAATTTAGTGGCCTCAAATTCAACAAAGACTTCTTTTGCGGCTATAGCCCCGAACGTATCAATCCCGGCGACAAAGTGCATACCGTTACCAAGATCAAGAAAATTACCGCAGGCTCAACTCCAGAAGTGGCGAAGGCCGTGGACGAGCTCTATCGCTCCATCATCACCGCAGGGACACATCTGGCACCCAGCATTAAGGTGGCAGAGGCGGCAAAGGTCATTGAAAACTCCCAGCGTGATATCAATATTGCGTTTGTAAATGAGTTGGCGCTGATCTTTGCCCGCATGGGGATTGACACTCTGGATGTATTGGAAGCCGCCGGGACCAAATGGAACTTTTTGCCGTTCAGGCCGGGACTCGTGGGGGGCCACTGTATCGGTGTGGACCCCTATTATCTTACCCATAAAGCGGAGTCAGTTGGATATCACCCTGAGATCATTCTGGCGGGAAGGCGACTCAACGATAATATGCCCGCTTATGTTGCCAATCGAGTTGTCAAACTCATGATCCAAAAAGGCCACAAGGTGCAAGGAGCCAATGTTTTGGTGTTGGGGATTACTTTCAAGGAAAACTGTCCTGACATCCGCAACTCAAAAGTGATTGGGGTTATTCGTGAACTCAAGGATTATGGGTGTAGTGTTATAATCCATGATCCATGGGCCGATGCCGGTGAGGTCCGCCATGAGTATGACGTCGACCTTAGTTCTCGCCCAAATGGTGGATCTGAGGCCGATATTGACGCAGTTGTTCTGGCTGTTTCCCACGATAAATTTAGTGATATTGATTATTCTAAATTCACCAAGAAGAACGTAGTGATCTTTGATATTAAATCGGTATTGGCAAAAGATCTCGTTGATGGGCGACTGTAG